The following proteins come from a genomic window of Aggregicoccus sp. 17bor-14:
- a CDS encoding methyl-accepting chemotaxis protein, whose translation MSLDTPNAKPAAKGRAPKKASSAAKAAAPKTTNVVSAADPGLAAIADALTRTLSGDWTARAPAEGLDGQAAQIAQLFNRFVDQMSIAEHRKQVASQEIDRAIDALIMLVREGDLSRWNTSTEDAQLGPLLEGFGKVIETLRTFVREINEAALRLSSSANQVLAASTQHETSSTEQAAAIHETTATMEELKHASAQIAENAGAVARVAEETLGAARAGRGAIGEFIQAMQQIRSDGVAVADSITKLSKRVERIGTVVEVIDEIADRSDLLALNAALEGSRAGEAGKGFSIVAAEMRRLAENVLDSTKEIKNLITEIREATAAAAGAADASKSATESGERLGAVAAQAVEGILSGVQETSDAARVINLATQQQRTATEQVVASMAEIEDVTRQTTQASKQATGAASELTGLAGRLAELIKRFKAD comes from the coding sequence ATGTCCCTCGACACCCCCAACGCGAAGCCTGCGGCCAAGGGCCGCGCCCCCAAGAAGGCGAGCTCCGCCGCCAAGGCGGCTGCTCCCAAGACCACGAACGTGGTCTCCGCGGCCGACCCCGGCCTCGCCGCCATCGCGGACGCGCTCACCCGTACGCTCTCCGGCGACTGGACGGCGCGCGCCCCCGCGGAGGGCCTGGATGGCCAGGCCGCGCAGATCGCGCAGCTCTTCAACCGCTTCGTCGACCAGATGTCGATCGCGGAGCACCGCAAGCAGGTGGCCTCGCAGGAGATCGACCGCGCCATCGACGCGCTGATCATGCTGGTGCGCGAGGGTGACCTCTCGCGCTGGAACACCAGCACCGAGGACGCGCAGCTCGGGCCCCTGCTCGAGGGCTTCGGCAAGGTGATCGAGACGCTGCGCACCTTCGTGCGCGAGATCAACGAGGCCGCCCTGCGGCTCTCCTCGTCCGCGAACCAGGTGCTCGCGGCCAGCACCCAGCACGAGACCTCGTCCACGGAGCAGGCGGCGGCGATCCACGAGACCACCGCCACCATGGAGGAGCTCAAGCACGCGAGCGCGCAGATCGCCGAGAACGCCGGCGCGGTCGCCCGCGTGGCGGAGGAGACCCTGGGCGCGGCGCGCGCGGGCCGCGGCGCCATCGGTGAGTTCATCCAGGCGATGCAGCAGATCCGCAGCGACGGCGTCGCGGTGGCGGACTCCATCACCAAGCTCAGCAAGCGCGTGGAGCGCATCGGCACGGTGGTCGAGGTGATCGACGAGATCGCCGACCGCTCGGACCTGCTCGCGCTCAACGCGGCGCTCGAGGGCAGCCGGGCGGGTGAGGCCGGCAAGGGCTTCTCCATCGTGGCGGCCGAGATGCGCCGCCTCGCGGAGAACGTCCTGGACTCCACCAAGGAGATCAAGAACCTGATCACCGAGATCCGCGAGGCCACGGCCGCCGCGGCCGGTGCGGCGGACGCCTCCAAGAGCGCCACCGAGAGCGGCGAGCGCCTGGGCGCGGTGGCCGCGCAGGCCGTGGAGGGCATCCTCTCCGGCGTGCAGGAGACCAGTGACGCGGCGCGCGTCATCAACCTCGCGACCCAGCAGCAGCGCACCGCCACCGAGCAGGTGGTGGCGAGCATGGCCGAGATCGAGGACGTGACCCGCCAGACGACGCAGGCCTCCAAGCAGGCCACGGGCGCCGCCTCCGAGCTCACCGGGCTCGCGGGCCGCCTCGCGGAGCTCATCAAGCGCTTCAAGGCCGACTAG
- a CDS encoding zf-HC2 domain-containing protein, with the protein MTCQELDSFLYPYLDGEFQPDERLEVEAHLSTCAACAQRVHTEAQVQQALRRAARHAVSSTRAPDALRASLQGGLRQEVRRAQQAVWLRASCVMLAVATAGGAWMALRPEAQQRFVDDAAKRHAKRLPVEIADTTPESVEAWFGGKLDHRVSVPRLPNTTLSGARISNVTDRPAAYISYEAQPARADAPPRRIGLFVFDDAQREIKANDLAAAEVDSSHGYNVAVWRDREIVYELVTDLDESDIRKMLADKAAAAADASSAPRVADAPKPQMAPGVAVSPVVHTTAQ; encoded by the coding sequence ATGACCTGCCAGGAACTCGACTCCTTCCTCTACCCCTACCTCGACGGCGAGTTCCAGCCGGACGAGCGCCTCGAGGTCGAGGCGCACCTGAGCACCTGCGCGGCCTGTGCGCAGCGGGTGCACACCGAGGCGCAGGTGCAGCAGGCGCTGCGCCGCGCGGCGCGCCACGCGGTGAGCAGCACCCGGGCGCCGGATGCGCTGCGCGCCTCGCTGCAGGGGGGACTGAGGCAGGAGGTGCGGCGCGCGCAGCAGGCGGTGTGGCTGCGGGCGAGCTGCGTGATGCTCGCGGTGGCCACGGCGGGCGGCGCCTGGATGGCGCTGCGCCCCGAGGCGCAGCAGCGCTTCGTGGATGACGCGGCGAAGCGGCACGCGAAGCGGCTGCCGGTGGAGATCGCGGACACCACCCCGGAGAGCGTGGAGGCCTGGTTCGGCGGCAAGCTGGATCACCGCGTCTCCGTTCCGCGGCTGCCCAACACCACCCTCTCCGGCGCGCGCATCTCCAACGTGACGGACCGGCCCGCGGCGTACATCAGCTACGAGGCGCAGCCTGCGCGCGCGGACGCGCCGCCCCGGCGCATCGGGCTCTTCGTGTTCGACGACGCGCAGCGCGAGATCAAGGCGAACGATCTCGCGGCCGCCGAGGTCGACTCGAGCCACGGCTACAACGTGGCCGTGTGGCGCGACCGGGAGATCGTCTACGAGCTCGTCACGGACCTGGACGAGTCGGACATCCGCAAGATGCTCGCGGACAAGGCGGCGGCAGCAGCGGACGCGAGCAGCGCGCCGCGCGTGGCCGATGCCCCCAAGCCGCAGATGGCTCCCGGCGTCGCGGTGAGCCCCGTGGTGCACACCACGGCGCAGTAG
- a CDS encoding response regulator, with translation MSRVLVIDDSPMLVELTVGALNSAGYQASGALDLASLEQRLVEGPYVLILMDVNMPEMFGDDVVEYLRTQKKVQSKLVLYSDIPEAELAAKARASGADGYILKGGGLEAVLAGVTQLAGPPKGAPAAAAAPAAAAPAAAAAAPAAPKPGARKPRILIVDDSEMTARIIEADLVTKGFEVHVADTADKATKIILKKQTRPDLVLLDVRMPNVDGEQFCRFIKSNSLFKGIKVLLCSGEEPAELQRICREAGADGYVPKDAVLSKVVASELPPSSSEG, from the coding sequence ATGTCCCGCGTACTCGTCATCGATGACAGCCCCATGCTGGTGGAGCTCACGGTGGGCGCCCTGAACTCGGCCGGATACCAGGCGAGTGGTGCGCTCGACCTGGCGAGCCTCGAGCAGCGCCTCGTGGAGGGGCCCTACGTCCTCATCCTGATGGACGTGAACATGCCGGAGATGTTCGGCGACGACGTCGTGGAGTACCTCCGCACACAGAAGAAGGTTCAGTCCAAGCTGGTGCTCTACTCCGACATCCCGGAGGCGGAGCTCGCCGCGAAGGCCCGCGCCTCGGGGGCGGACGGCTACATCCTCAAGGGCGGCGGCCTCGAGGCCGTGCTCGCCGGGGTGACCCAGCTCGCGGGTCCTCCGAAGGGCGCTCCCGCCGCCGCGGCCGCTCCGGCCGCCGCCGCGCCTGCGGCCGCCGCCGCCGCGCCGGCCGCGCCCAAGCCCGGCGCGCGCAAGCCGCGCATCCTCATCGTGGACGACAGCGAGATGACCGCCCGCATCATCGAGGCGGACCTCGTCACCAAGGGCTTCGAGGTGCACGTCGCCGACACGGCGGACAAGGCCACGAAGATCATCCTCAAGAAGCAGACCCGTCCGGACCTGGTGCTCCTGGACGTGCGCATGCCCAACGTGGACGGCGAGCAGTTCTGCCGCTTCATCAAGAGCAACAGCCTCTTCAAGGGCATCAAGGTGCTGCTGTGCTCGGGCGAGGAGCCCGCGGAGCTGCAGCGCATCTGCCGCGAGGCGGGCGCGGACGGCTACGTGCCCAAGGACGCGGTGCTCAGCAAGGTGGTCGCGAGCGAGCTGCCACCCTCGAGCAGCGAGGGCTGA
- a CDS encoding chemotaxis protein CheW, whose translation MTTPLQRALRNAPDRATVAQARPDQEFFCFRLGELRLAVPSENVLEVLRAGLLTPLPRTPAYVMGVTGHRGEVLPVVDILRFLGKGEARIGPRTRLFVGASGAFVAGVVADAVLGLKRFYVSDILPPPLGGDSAAEHLLGVVQGASASEGFSLLNFPKLLQTARQRAVAR comes from the coding sequence ATCACCACACCCCTTCAGCGCGCGCTCCGCAACGCCCCTGATCGTGCCACCGTGGCCCAGGCGCGTCCGGACCAGGAGTTCTTCTGCTTCCGTCTCGGTGAGCTGCGGCTCGCCGTGCCGAGCGAGAACGTGCTCGAGGTGCTGCGCGCAGGCCTGCTCACGCCCCTGCCGCGCACCCCCGCCTACGTCATGGGCGTCACCGGTCACCGCGGCGAGGTCCTCCCCGTGGTGGACATCCTGCGCTTCCTCGGCAAGGGCGAGGCGCGCATCGGTCCGCGCACGCGGCTCTTCGTCGGCGCGAGCGGCGCCTTCGTCGCCGGCGTCGTCGCGGACGCGGTGCTCGGCCTCAAGCGCTTCTACGTCTCGGACATCCTGCCGCCGCCGCTGGGCGGGGACTCCGCCGCCGAGCACCTGCTCGGCGTGGTGCAGGGCGCGAGCGCCAGCGAGGGCTTCAGCCTGCTCAACTTCCCCAAGCTGCTGCAGACGGCGCGTCAGCGGGCGGTGGCCCGGTGA
- a CDS encoding radical SAM protein → MASLPKLLVADPKGRVLEHPYLVATLRSGEDLVPPQDRPIPLPEAGRLVHLPGRLPVGMHPETGELELVREFTVDGKRFVPNAVGALLPPGYTRTFLPGEVKGEGGPVLPQWAYTAAAWGEEGAVAWAIHTDRRGHWDPQLYSTPDLKKAVDAHLARYPDNRVLKQLKTCALLYRCFTSQNIFYARDEGAIPASVMCNARCVGCISDQPADGPPASHERMDDGPSGEEMGKIGLYHLQHAPGRTMVSFGQGCEGEPLTRYKQIAEAIRYMRAHTPVGSININTNASLTHGLEALLDAGLDAVRVSLNAATKGLYEAYYKPVKYTWEDVERSIALARERGAYLSLNLLLFPGVTDREGEVQALENLVCRYRVDQVQTRPLAIDPLQYIEVARGVGAGGEPVGIRELLRRLKEARPGLIIGNFSRGLQERHNAAGAQRSA, encoded by the coding sequence ATGGCGTCTCTTCCCAAGCTGCTCGTCGCGGACCCCAAGGGCCGCGTGCTCGAGCACCCCTACCTCGTGGCCACCCTGCGCAGCGGCGAGGACCTCGTCCCGCCGCAGGATCGCCCCATCCCGCTGCCCGAGGCGGGCCGGCTCGTCCACCTGCCGGGCCGCCTGCCGGTCGGCATGCACCCGGAGACCGGCGAGCTCGAGCTCGTGCGCGAGTTCACCGTGGACGGCAAGCGCTTCGTCCCCAACGCCGTGGGCGCGCTGCTGCCCCCCGGCTACACCCGCACCTTCCTCCCCGGCGAGGTGAAGGGGGAGGGCGGCCCCGTGCTCCCGCAGTGGGCCTACACCGCCGCCGCCTGGGGCGAGGAGGGCGCGGTCGCCTGGGCCATCCATACCGACCGCCGCGGCCACTGGGATCCCCAGCTCTACTCCACGCCGGACCTGAAGAAGGCGGTGGACGCGCACCTCGCGCGCTATCCGGACAACCGCGTGCTCAAGCAGCTCAAGACCTGCGCGCTGCTGTACCGCTGCTTCACCAGCCAGAACATCTTCTACGCGCGCGACGAGGGCGCCATCCCGGCCTCCGTCATGTGCAACGCGCGCTGCGTGGGCTGCATCTCGGACCAGCCCGCGGACGGGCCGCCCGCGAGCCACGAGCGCATGGACGACGGGCCCAGCGGCGAGGAGATGGGCAAAATCGGGCTCTACCACCTGCAGCACGCGCCGGGCCGCACCATGGTCAGCTTCGGGCAGGGCTGCGAGGGCGAGCCGCTCACGCGCTACAAGCAGATCGCCGAGGCCATCCGCTACATGCGCGCCCACACCCCCGTGGGCTCCATCAACATCAACACCAACGCGAGCCTCACCCACGGGCTCGAGGCCCTGCTCGACGCGGGCCTGGACGCGGTGCGCGTCTCGCTCAACGCGGCGACCAAGGGGCTCTACGAGGCCTACTACAAGCCGGTGAAGTACACCTGGGAGGACGTGGAGCGCTCCATCGCGCTCGCCCGCGAGCGCGGCGCCTACCTCTCGCTCAACCTGCTGCTCTTCCCCGGCGTGACCGACCGCGAGGGCGAGGTGCAGGCGCTGGAGAACCTCGTGTGCCGCTACCGCGTGGACCAGGTGCAGACCCGGCCGCTCGCCATCGATCCGCTGCAGTACATCGAGGTGGCGCGCGGGGTGGGGGCGGGCGGCGAGCCGGTGGGCATCCGCGAGCTGCTGCGCCGCCTGAAGGAGGCGCGCCCGGGGCTCATCATCGGCAACTTCTCGCGCGGCCTGCAGGAGCGCCACAACGCCGCGGGCGCACAGCGCAGCGCCTGA
- a CDS encoding sigma-70 family RNA polymerase sigma factor: MLDFRQPNRTKQEFEELALAHLDPLYSAALRLTKNERDAEDLVQDTCMRAYRFFDKFERGTNIKAWLFKILTNTFINRYRRKVKERSVVEGVEREAVHERFVSRDATDFAANPEQYFFDRLLSDDVLRAIDSLPIDFRLVVILADLQEFSYKEIAEILECPVGTVMSRLFRGRKLLQKTLKEYAEGQGVFRENGHPVPAPADLDEYRRRKKTG, encoded by the coding sequence ATGCTGGACTTCAGGCAACCCAACCGGACGAAGCAGGAATTCGAGGAGCTGGCGCTCGCGCACCTGGACCCGCTCTACTCTGCGGCGCTCCGGCTGACGAAGAACGAGCGCGACGCCGAGGACCTCGTGCAGGACACCTGCATGCGCGCCTACCGCTTCTTCGACAAGTTCGAGCGCGGGACCAACATCAAGGCGTGGCTCTTCAAGATCCTCACCAACACCTTCATCAACCGCTACCGGCGCAAGGTGAAGGAGCGCAGCGTGGTGGAGGGCGTGGAGCGCGAGGCGGTGCACGAGCGCTTCGTGTCCCGCGACGCGACCGACTTCGCCGCGAACCCGGAGCAGTACTTCTTCGACCGGCTCCTCTCGGATGACGTGCTGCGCGCGATCGACTCGCTGCCCATCGACTTCCGGCTGGTGGTGATCCTCGCGGACCTGCAGGAGTTCTCCTACAAGGAGATCGCCGAGATCCTCGAGTGCCCGGTGGGCACCGTGATGAGCCGGCTGTTCCGCGGCCGCAAGCTGCTGCAGAAGACGCTCAAGGAATACGCAGAGGGCCAGGGTGTCTTCCGGGAGAACGGCCACCCGGTGCCCGCGCCGGCGGATCTGGACGAGTACCGGCGCAGGAAGAAGACCGGGTAG
- the ald gene encoding alanine dehydrogenase has product MIVGVPKEIKTRENRVGMIPAGVAALKRGGHTVLVEKGAGIGSGISDQDYVRVGAEIVKSVDEVWSRAEMIVKVKEPIAPEYERMQNGQIVYTYFHLSGVDPELTKVLLKKKVSAVAYETIQLDDGSLPLLKPMSEVAGKMAIQVGAASLEKHAGGKGILLGGVPGVRRAKVTIIGGGVVGINAAKVAVGMGAEVTILDVNLERLTYLDDIFMGRAAVMASDSENIAKSVRESDLVVGGVLIPGAAAPKLVTEALIKEMSAGSVVVDVAVDQGGCIETCKPTTHDKPTFILHDVVHYCVANMPGAVPQTSTFALNNATRPYATRIANLGLHEALRQDRALLKGLNTHGGQVTYEAVARDLGYDYVPAEQALASGGKKAQKAAKPAAKRASR; this is encoded by the coding sequence GTGATCGTCGGAGTTCCCAAAGAGATCAAGACCCGTGAGAACCGCGTCGGAATGATTCCGGCGGGTGTGGCCGCGCTCAAGCGTGGGGGCCACACGGTGCTGGTCGAGAAGGGCGCGGGCATCGGCTCGGGCATCTCGGACCAGGACTACGTGCGCGTGGGCGCTGAGATCGTGAAGAGCGTGGACGAGGTCTGGAGCCGCGCCGAGATGATCGTGAAGGTGAAGGAGCCGATCGCGCCCGAGTACGAGCGCATGCAGAACGGCCAGATCGTCTACACCTACTTCCACCTGTCCGGCGTGGACCCCGAGCTCACCAAGGTGCTGCTCAAGAAGAAGGTGAGCGCGGTCGCGTACGAGACCATCCAGCTCGACGACGGCAGCCTCCCCCTGCTCAAGCCGATGAGCGAGGTGGCCGGCAAGATGGCCATCCAGGTGGGCGCCGCGAGCCTCGAGAAGCACGCGGGCGGCAAGGGCATCCTGCTGGGCGGCGTGCCCGGCGTGCGCCGCGCGAAGGTGACCATCATCGGCGGCGGCGTGGTGGGCATCAACGCCGCGAAGGTGGCCGTGGGCATGGGCGCCGAGGTCACCATCCTCGACGTGAACCTGGAGCGCCTCACCTACCTCGACGACATCTTCATGGGCCGCGCGGCCGTGATGGCATCCGACAGCGAGAACATCGCGAAGTCGGTGCGCGAGAGCGACCTGGTGGTGGGCGGCGTGCTCATCCCCGGCGCCGCGGCGCCGAAGCTGGTCACCGAGGCGCTCATCAAGGAGATGAGCGCGGGCTCGGTGGTGGTGGACGTGGCGGTGGACCAGGGCGGCTGCATCGAGACCTGCAAGCCCACCACGCACGACAAGCCCACCTTCATCCTGCACGACGTGGTGCACTACTGCGTGGCGAACATGCCGGGCGCGGTGCCCCAGACCTCCACCTTCGCGCTCAACAACGCGACGCGGCCCTACGCGACCCGCATCGCGAACCTCGGCCTGCACGAGGCGCTGCGCCAGGACCGCGCGCTGCTCAAGGGCCTCAACACCCACGGCGGCCAGGTGACGTACGAGGCCGTGGCGCGCGACCTCGGCTACGACTACGTGCCGGCCGAGCAGGCGCTCGCCTCCGGCGGCAAGAAGGCGCAGAAGGCCGCGAAGCCCGCCGCCAAGCGCGCTTCCCGCTAG
- a CDS encoding hybrid sensor histidine kinase/response regulator: MDTEALKKSLLKKFQEITADRLQKIQLGVIDLEKPTAAQAADDVARELHTMKGEARMLGLGAIGQLAHAAEDVLRSEREGKTATAVATDLLLRACDVLSDLVEDMPSAHTGTSATEEMCAALAAASGSPIPHLGPKPAAAKAAAPAPAPKPAAPAPPPVQAAPAPVAAPAAPVQAPAAAEDAAAAKANPVADRTIRVNVETLDALGLLAGDLLVESARNQLRGEDMAQILERFSRISDRFLHFGEQLQLQAEERAQLDRLESDLHMLRDDAFRFVRRNEDGVNTLHGSLAILADHVADARLVPLASVFDAFPRAVRDLSRQQGKEVDLVIENSDAGVDRSMLADVRDAMVHLLRNAVDHGLESADLRTQLGKPATGRVRIRARVDGEMLHLEVDDDGRGIDPDRVRASAVSKRLLTQAQADALSEREAIELVFRPGFSTREEVSEISGRGVGMDVVKRKVESLGGSVSLKSRLGRGLTVSLRLPQSLALMKVLLVRLGDDVYGIPAADVEAVIRLKPEDRLEVFGTLAVKHRGKPTALVALGPLLGLNGGNRFDRPPAVVVRHGADEAALVVDGFVDEREVAVKPCGGEFLKGAPFIAGTAALEDGRIAVLLHVPDIMTEVRRMARPVTQAPATKRLRVLLVDDSPIARATESALVKALGHNVEEAQDGEEAYAKAQAASYDLILSDVQMPKLDGFSLTRRLKSTASLARIPVIILSSLASPEDKRRGLDAGADAYLVKGELGVEVLAQAIDRLT; encoded by the coding sequence ATGGACACCGAGGCCCTCAAGAAGTCACTGCTGAAGAAGTTCCAGGAGATCACCGCCGACCGGCTGCAGAAGATCCAGCTCGGCGTGATCGACCTCGAGAAGCCCACGGCCGCGCAGGCCGCGGACGACGTCGCGCGCGAGCTGCACACGATGAAGGGCGAGGCCCGCATGCTGGGCCTCGGCGCCATCGGGCAGCTCGCCCACGCGGCCGAGGACGTGCTGCGCAGCGAGCGCGAGGGCAAGACGGCCACCGCCGTGGCCACCGACCTGCTCCTGCGCGCCTGCGACGTGCTCTCGGACCTCGTCGAGGACATGCCCAGCGCCCACACGGGCACCTCGGCCACCGAGGAGATGTGCGCCGCGCTCGCGGCGGCCTCGGGCAGCCCCATCCCGCACCTGGGCCCCAAGCCCGCGGCCGCCAAGGCCGCAGCGCCCGCTCCGGCGCCGAAGCCCGCGGCGCCCGCGCCTCCGCCGGTCCAGGCGGCGCCCGCGCCCGTCGCGGCTCCTGCGGCTCCGGTACAGGCACCGGCCGCCGCGGAGGACGCGGCCGCGGCCAAGGCGAACCCGGTCGCGGATCGCACCATCCGCGTGAACGTGGAGACGCTGGACGCGCTGGGCCTGCTCGCGGGCGACCTGCTCGTGGAGAGCGCGCGCAACCAGCTGCGCGGCGAGGACATGGCGCAGATCCTCGAGCGCTTCAGCCGCATCTCCGACCGCTTCCTGCACTTCGGTGAGCAGCTGCAGCTGCAGGCCGAGGAGCGCGCGCAGCTGGACCGGCTCGAGAGCGACCTGCACATGCTGCGCGACGACGCGTTCCGCTTCGTGCGCCGCAACGAGGACGGGGTGAACACCCTGCACGGCAGCCTCGCCATCCTCGCGGACCACGTGGCCGACGCGCGCCTGGTGCCGCTCGCCAGCGTGTTCGACGCCTTCCCGCGCGCCGTGCGCGACCTGAGCCGCCAGCAGGGCAAGGAGGTGGACCTCGTCATCGAGAACAGCGACGCCGGCGTGGACCGCTCCATGCTCGCCGACGTGCGCGATGCGATGGTGCACCTGCTGCGCAACGCGGTGGACCACGGCCTGGAGAGCGCGGACCTGCGCACCCAGCTGGGCAAGCCCGCCACCGGCCGGGTGCGCATCCGCGCCCGCGTGGACGGCGAGATGCTGCACCTCGAGGTGGACGACGACGGGCGCGGCATCGACCCCGACCGCGTGAGGGCGAGCGCCGTGTCCAAGCGCCTGCTCACCCAGGCGCAGGCGGACGCGCTCAGCGAGCGCGAGGCGATCGAGCTCGTGTTCCGCCCCGGCTTCTCCACCCGCGAGGAGGTCAGCGAGATCTCCGGGCGCGGCGTGGGCATGGACGTGGTGAAGCGCAAGGTGGAGTCCCTGGGTGGCTCCGTGTCGCTCAAGAGCCGGCTGGGCCGCGGCCTCACCGTGTCGCTGCGCCTGCCCCAGTCGCTCGCGCTCATGAAGGTGCTGCTGGTGCGCCTGGGCGACGACGTCTACGGCATCCCCGCGGCGGACGTGGAGGCGGTCATCCGCCTCAAGCCCGAGGACCGGCTCGAGGTGTTCGGCACGCTCGCGGTGAAGCACCGCGGCAAGCCCACCGCGCTCGTCGCGCTGGGGCCCCTGCTGGGCCTCAACGGCGGCAACCGCTTCGACCGCCCCCCGGCGGTGGTGGTGCGCCACGGCGCCGACGAGGCCGCCCTGGTGGTGGACGGCTTCGTGGACGAGCGCGAGGTGGCCGTGAAGCCCTGCGGCGGCGAGTTCCTCAAGGGCGCGCCCTTTATCGCAGGCACTGCGGCGCTCGAGGACGGGCGCATCGCGGTGCTGCTGCACGTGCCGGACATCATGACCGAGGTGCGCCGCATGGCACGCCCCGTCACCCAGGCGCCCGCGACGAAGCGGCTGCGCGTGCTGCTGGTGGACGACTCGCCCATCGCGCGCGCCACCGAGAGCGCGCTGGTGAAGGCGCTCGGCCACAACGTGGAGGAGGCGCAGGACGGCGAGGAGGCGTACGCCAAGGCCCAGGCTGCGAGCTACGATCTCATCCTCTCCGACGTGCAGATGCCCAAGCTGGACGGCTTCAGCCTCACGCGCCGGCTCAAGAGCACCGCCTCGCTCGCGCGCATCCCGGTGATCATCCTCTCCTCGCTCGCCTCTCCCGAGGACAAGCGGCGCGGCCTGGACGCCGGC
- a CDS encoding Frizzy aggregation protein FrzB produces the protein MSDVRADAEVAAEQVDLLFFEVGNAVYGADASQVLRIDRALPDDFSVPELGVLRQGARALVFQLPEGEGHLRVDAVRGVRPVPLNALRRMPPPAGAPPYAVGLCLDAAEDPAQDSAPVLLIDLAETVNSAV, from the coding sequence GTGAGCGACGTGCGCGCGGACGCGGAGGTCGCGGCCGAACAGGTGGACCTGCTCTTCTTCGAGGTGGGCAACGCCGTGTACGGCGCGGACGCCTCCCAGGTGCTGCGCATCGACCGCGCGCTGCCCGACGACTTCTCCGTGCCCGAGCTGGGAGTGCTGCGCCAGGGCGCGCGCGCGCTGGTGTTCCAGCTCCCCGAGGGCGAGGGCCACCTGCGCGTGGACGCGGTGCGCGGCGTGCGCCCCGTGCCGCTCAACGCCCTGCGGCGCATGCCGCCCCCGGCCGGCGCACCGCCCTACGCGGTGGGGCTGTGCCTGGATGCGGCGGAGGACCCCGCGCAGGACTCCGCCCCCGTGCTGCTCATCGATCTCGCTGAAACCGTGAATTCTGCAGTCTGA